A genomic window from Lotus japonicus ecotype B-129 chromosome 1, LjGifu_v1.2 includes:
- the LOC130730973 gene encoding cathepsin B-like protease 2 yields the protein MASTLLPLLATLFLAFSVYYLQIAEAEPQQLSTLKLNSRILQESIAKEINENPGAGWEAAISPRFSNYTVAQFKRLLGVKPSPKKELRSTPVVSHPRSLKLPKSFDARTAWSQCSTIGRILDQGHCGSCWAFGAVESLSDRFCIHLDVNVSLSVNDLLACCGFLCGSGCDGGYPLYAWRYLAHHGVVTEECDPYFDQIGCSHPGCEPAYQTPKCVRKCVKGNQIWKKSKHFSVNAYSVKSDPYDIMAEVYKNGPVEVAFTVYEDFAHYKSGVYKHITGSQLGGHAVKLIGWGTTDEGEDYWLIANQWNRSWGDDGYFMIRRGTNECGIEEDVTAGLPSTKNMGRWVMDMDADADVSF from the exons ATGGCCTCAACTCTTCTTCCCCTCCTCGCTACCTTGTTTCTGGCTTTCTCCGTCTACTATCTCCAG ATCGCTGAAGCAGAACCACAACAGCTTTCTACTCTCAAGCTTAACTCTCGTATTCTTCAG GAGTCAATTGCGAAAGAGATTAACGAAAACCCCGGGGCAGGATGGGAGGCTGCTATCAGTCCTCGTTTCTCCAACTACACA GTTGCACAATTTAAGCGCCTTCTTGGAGTGAAACCATCGCCTAAGAAGGAGCTCAGAAGTACACCCGTTGTATCTCATCCGAGATCATTGAAGTTGCCGAAGAGTTTCGATGCAAGGACGGCTTGGTCGCAGTGTAGCACTATTGGAAGAATCCTAG ATCAG GGTCACTGTGGTTCTTGTTGGGCATTTGGTGCTGTGGAATCGTTATCAGATCGCTTTTGTATTCATCTTGATGTG AATGTATCTCTTTCTGTTAATGACCTTCTTGCATGCTGTGGCTTTCTCTGTGGGTCTGGCTGTGATGGGGGATATCCTCTATACGCATGGCGATACTTAGCTCACCACGGTGTTGTCACTGAAGAG TGTGACCCATACTTTGATCAAATTGGCTGTTCTCATCCTGGTTGTGAGCCAGCATATCAAACTCCCAAGTGTGTTAGGAAGTGTGTAAAAGGGAACCAGATTTGGAAGAAGTCAAAGCACTTTAGTGTTAATGCATATTCGGTAAAGTCTGATCCCTATGATATCATGGCAGAAGTTTATAAGAATGGGCCTGTTGAAGTCGCATTCACTGTTTATGAG GATTTTGCCCACTACAAATCGGGAGTTTACAAGCACATCACAGGTTCTCAATTAGGTGGTCATGCAGTAAAGCTGATTGGGTGGGGAACAACTGACGAGGGGGAGGACTATTGG CTTATCGCAAATCAATGGAACAGAAGCTGGGGAGAT GATGGTTACTTCATGATCAGAAGAGGAACAAATGAATGTGGGATTGAAGAGGATGTTACTGCAGGTTTGCCTTCCACCAAAAATATGGGAAGATGGGTGATGGACATGGATGCTGACGCTGATGTTTCATTCTGA